The DNA region AGAATTACCCCGATAGACAGGACCGTGCCAAAAATAATTACCTGTTGAGATGAAGGAGGTCTTTGAGAAAACAGATTTTGCAATATCTCTCTAGCGCTGACCATAGTGGATAGTGAAATTGATGCGAGAAAAATATATTGATATGGTAATTGAGCAGGTCTGTTCGCAGTGAATATTATTACTGATCCACTGTGGCTGCCTCATTTGGGCAAAATCATCTCCGGAATTTGCCACATATGCTGAACGGCCTCACATGAGATAATGGCCGAGGATTTCAAAGTATAAGTTCTTGCACGCGTCTGACCGCCTATGGGAAGCGCTGACCAATCGAGCGAAAATATTCTCGTCGTTTCGACCACTGACCGAGGAAAGAAAATAACGCGGCCATTATCTGCTGTCGGTGTCGAGCCATCGTACTTTCAGATAGAGGAAATGTCCGACGTCCCTGATTTGCATCAGACCATCCAAAACCTCAAACCGGATGTCGTGATTGTTGACTCACTGAGCTTCGGGGGTGTGTCAGTTGCATTATCCTGCCTCATATCTTCAACTCCCTACGTCATCCGGGTTCGAGGCGATCCAGTTCGAGAACACCGTGGATGGGTACTGACCCACACAAAAAATGGGGAGTTCTCGAGAGCACTGAAGCAGATTCCCCGATATATCGGAACAAAACTCACGCTCCTGCTCACAAATAACTATATCTTCGTTTCAAACCACCTCAAAAACCGATACGATGCAACCGGCGATAGGTCTGAGGTCGTCCGTACGCCGTGCTTCATGCTTGACGAAACTTCGAATGGGTGTGGCAACCACCTTGACCTCGACAAAGACGTGAAAGACCATGTCGTGCTAGCAGTAACGAACATGAATTATCCTGCGAAGGTTGCTGGCCTCCAAGACGCGCTAGATCCAATCTCGACAGTTCTTGAAAGCCGTGGTGATACAACGATGCTTGTCGCAGGAGACGGCGCATACTACGATGAGATTGCCGAGCAATGCGAAAACCTCGAGGGGGACATTCGGACACTCGGGTATGTCTCAAACATCGAAGCACTCTTCGAGCGTGCCGACGTTTTCATCCACTTCTCATATCTTGACGGGTACCCCTCGACCATACTGGAAGCCTATGCCTCCAAAACGGCTGTCCTCGCAAACGACGCCGTCGGAATGAGCGAACAGGTTGTCGACGGCGAAACCGGCTACTTAATTAACCTTTATGAACCGGCAGAGGTCGTCGATCGCCTGAACGCCCTTTTGAGATCCTCCGAGACACGCGAGGAGTTCGCCGAGGCGGGAAACAAACGTGTTCGCGAGATCAATACGGCGGAAGCGGTCGGTGAACAGTTCCAGTCATATCTCTCTCGAATCTGCTGATGAGCCAGCAAGACACGCGCCATTTCCGAAATCTGTTCACTGGCGGTGGCATTCTGTTCGCTGGCTTTGTGGCCGAGCTCGGGTTATCACTCTTTAGTAAAATAATCATCGCTCGATACCTCGGAAAAGTAGACTATGGCGGTATTGCTCTCGGTGCGACGATGGTCGCGATCTCTAGTACGATTGTCCTCGCCGGGATGCACACCGGAGTCGCGCAATTCCTACCTCGATTCGAGGATTCAGATGACCGTCATGGAATTATCTTCTCTGCGTTTGCCGTCGTCGGCGGTTTCTCCCTCGCACTCGCATCTGGGATATTCCTGTTCGCGCCCACTCTCGCAGAGACATTCTTCCATAATCCAGAGCTTGCTCC from Natronosalvus rutilus includes:
- a CDS encoding glycosyltransferase family 4 protein, with the protein product MGSADQSSENILVVSTTDRGKKITRPLSAVGVEPSYFQIEEMSDVPDLHQTIQNLKPDVVIVDSLSFGGVSVALSCLISSTPYVIRVRGDPVREHRGWVLTHTKNGEFSRALKQIPRYIGTKLTLLLTNNYIFVSNHLKNRYDATGDRSEVVRTPCFMLDETSNGCGNHLDLDKDVKDHVVLAVTNMNYPAKVAGLQDALDPISTVLESRGDTTMLVAGDGAYYDEIAEQCENLEGDIRTLGYVSNIEALFERADVFIHFSYLDGYPSTILEAYASKTAVLANDAVGMSEQVVDGETGYLINLYEPAEVVDRLNALLRSSETREEFAEAGNKRVREINTAEAVGEQFQSYLSRIC